In Prunus dulcis chromosome 2, ALMONDv2, whole genome shotgun sequence, a single genomic region encodes these proteins:
- the LOC117619247 gene encoding protein MKS1-like, producing MNPPQPPPPTPKKEVQLHGPRPSPLKVNKESVKIKKPPPHPRPDPNPNPNQHADVEQRQPVVIYTVSPKVIHATVSEFMSLVQRLTGPSPSSSPGDGGLSPAARLASIHKTSPNSSSISDHNRPLMPTITTSYHDDFMASIFNNLEDQGRGDEMGQFSGILSPAPATLPPIIPNGFFSHQHDVLSSPFHSWQGIGNNNINFMPSPGPASAPLISPSPSSWDLFNSFLDYF from the coding sequence ATGAACCCCCCGCAGCCACCACCACCCACACCCAAAAAGGAGGTTCAACTCCACGGCCCACGCCCCTCCCCTCTCAAAGTCAACAAAGAATCGGTCAAGATCAAGAAGCCACCACCACACCCACGCCCagacccaaacccaaacccaaaccaaCATGCAGATGTCGAACAGCGCCAGCCAGTGGTGATCTACACGGTGTCTCCTAAAGTCATCCACGCAACAGTGAGTGAGTTCATGTCCTTAGTCCAACGCCTCACCGGCCCTTCCCCTTCGTCCTCCCCCGGCGACGGCGGACTCTCACCGGCTGCAAGACTCGCCTCCATCCACAAAACAAGCCCcaattcttcttcaatttcagatcACAATAGGCCCTTGATGCCCACCATCACTACTTCTTACCACGACGACTTCATGGCAAGTATTTTTAATAATCTTGAAGATCAAGGAAGAGGAGATGAAATGGGTCAGTTTTCGGGCATATTGTCTCCTGCCCCGGCGACTTTGCCGCCCATCATCCCAAATGGGTTTTTCTCTCATCAGCATGACGTCCTTAGCAGCCCATTTCACAGTTGGCAGGGAATTGGAAACAACAACATCAATTTCATGCCTAGCCCTGGCCCTGCTTCAGCCCCTTTGATTTCTCCAAGTCCTTCTTCGTGGGACCTCTTTAACAGTTTCTTAGATTACTTTTAG